The Desulfofundulus salinus genome includes the window ATGGAGGTGCCATAAGCAATCAAGCCGCTACCTTCGAACCCTCTTTGGCTGAGAAAGAGGATCAGTATCAGGCCGAGAAGATAGCTATTGCCGGAATTGCCGTACAGCTTGTTCAGGAAGGCGATACGGTTATGCTGGATGCGGGTTCAACTACTTTGCAGATTGCCCGTCAGTTGAAACAAAAGAGGAATATTACTATCGTAACCAATGCGGTTAACATTGCCTGGGAGCTGGCTGCGGGAAATGCTGAAGTCATTCTTCTTGGTGGAAACTTGCGTCGAAGGACACTCTCTCTTGTCGGCCCCATTACTGAAAATATTCTATCCGGTTTATATGTGGATAAACTTTTTCTGGCCACCAACGGTCTGGATTTAAAGAAAGGTTTAACTACACCCAATCTCGCAGAGGCACAAACGAAAAAAGCGATGCTCAATAGTGCCAAAGAGGTGATTCTGGTCGCCGACCATAGTAAGTTTGGCCGCGTATCTTTTAGCCATATTTGTAATTTAGACAGGATTAATTGTTTAATTACGGATAACGGTGCTCCTGCCGCTGTTTTAAACGCATTGAAAAAGCAAGGAATAAAGGTACTTGTTGCTGATGATTAGGAAGTAATTATTGCGGCAGGAAAGGGGTGAAGGTAGTAACAAGCATGATTGCTACGGTAACATTGAATCCCGCACTGGACAAAACAGTGATTGTCCCCCATTTTGCCGTCGGCAAAACCAACAGGGTTCAGGTCAAGTATGTGGATCCCGGCGGCAAAGGGATTAACGTGGCTAAAGTTTTAAAACAGCTTGGTTCTCCCGTAATAGCCACCGGCTTCTTGGCCGGAAACAATGGCCGTTACATTTCTGAGGCTCTGGCGTCCAGGGATATCCTTACCGACTTTGTTTATCTTACTGGCGAGACGCGTGTGAATCTCAAGATCATCGATCCGGTATCCGGGATGGAGACTGAGATTAATGAACCCGGCTTTTTAATTGCCGATGAGCACCTGAAGCAGTTTAAACAAAAAACAAGGGAACTGGCTGAGCGGTGTTCGGTAATGGTATTCTCTGGGAGCCTGCCGCCCGGTGTTCCCCCGGATACCTATGCAGCGCTCATCCGCATTGCTAAAGGTTGCGGTACCAAAACAATTCTAGACACCAGCGGGGAGGCCCTGGAGATCGGGCTGGGTGCGGGGCCTGACCTGATCAAACCAAACCGGGCTGAAGTGCAGGAACTGCTTCAAATCAGGGTTGAAAAGGAAAAGGATCTTATTGATGCTGCTCGCAGGTTGCTGGCAATGGGCACCGGTACAGTAGTCATCTCCCTGGGAGCTGCCGGGGCGCTGGCTGCCTCGGGAGATAGGATGATACGTGCACGGCCTCCTTCCATCAAAACCGGCAGCACTGTCGGTGCTGGTGATTCCATGGTGGCAGCCTTCGCCTATGCAATGATGAAAAACCTCTCGCTTGGTGAAGCATTGCGTCTGGCCACTGCCGCCAGTACAGCTACTGCCACAGTAGATGGAAGCGGGGTGGGAGACTTCCAACTGATCCAGGAATTCCTGCCACAGGTAGAGCTGGAAGAGTTGCATTAAGAACATTGGGCATGGGGGAATCATCCAGGCTGTAAACCGAAATGCATTTAGTTTCCGTAGGGGAAGCTATTAAAAACGCAGGTAGCTTGATAGACCAGGCATTACAGCAAAAGGATTCTGCCACTGTAACAGACATTATCCAGCTGGTACAGCAGGAAAAGTCCAAACGGAGTGCTGAGGCTGTCGGTTTCTACAAACACTTGATGACCGGTGTATCTTATATGATTCCTCTCGTTGTAGCCGGTGGTCTCATTATTGCCCTATCATTTATTTTCGGGATTGAAGCCTTTAAGCAAAAAGGTACCCTGGCGGCGAATTTAATGAACATAGGTGGCGGAGCTGCGTTTGCGCTGATGGTACCGGTCCTGGCCGGGTTTATTGCCTACTCCATTGCGGACCGGCCAGGGTTGGTACCCGGCCTGGTTGGTGGTATGCTGGCTTCACAAATGGGTGCCGGTTTCCTGGGCGGTATTGTAGCGGGCTTTCTGGCCGGGTACGTGGCAAGAGCGCTCAGGGACTATATTAAACTTCCGGCGGGAATGGAAGGGTTAAAGCCGGTTTTAATTATCCCTCTCTTCTCCACATTAATAGTCGGCCTGCTGCTGATTTACGTCATCGGTGTTCCTATTAAGGGTATTATGGACGGATTAAAAGTCTGGCTTACCGGTATGAGTAAAGGGAATGCTGTCATTCTGGGATTAATTTTGGGCGCCATGATGGCCTTTGATATGGGCGGTCCAGTTAATAAGGCAGCTTATACCTTTGCAGTGGGTCTTTTGGGAAGCAATATCTTTGAACCTCAAGCTGCTGTGATGGCTGCCGGTATGACTCCTCCCCTGGGGCTGGCTCTGGCCACTTTGCTGGCGCCCGGGAAATTTACCAGGGATGAAAAAGAGGCTGGAAAAGCCGCAGCGGTACTTGGTATCTCATTCATTACGGAGGGGGCCATACCCTTTGCTGCAGCTGATCCGTTCCGCGTTATACCATCTATTATGATCGGATCCGCGGTGGCAGGTGCCCTTTCCATGGCATTCGGTGCTACTTTGCGGGCACCACATGGGGGAATATTTGTGCTGGCCATTCCTAATGCGGTAGGCCACCTGGGGTTATACGTCCTTGCCATCGCCATCGGGACCGTGGTTACCGCTTTATTAGTATCTATCTTGAAGCCGAGCAAACAATAGCGGCGGGGACTCCGGCCTGGTTCCGGAGTCCCGGAATATTGGTTTTTTTAAAGATGGGGGTAAGATGGGATGGATGTTCGAAGTCTAATCACTCAACAGTTGATAACCCTTAGACTGCGTTCTGAAGAGAAAAAGGCGGCTATCGAAGAACTTTCCAGTATTCTTATGGAAAACGGTTATCTAACAGATCTGGAAACATATTTACAAGATGTTTTTAAAAGGGAAGATTTGAGTACTACTGGTATTGGTTTCGGGGTAGCCATTCCCCACGCCAAATCTACGGCGGTGAACAGGCCTGTGCTTGCTTTCGGTCGTTCAATGTCCGGAATTGAATGGAACAGCCTGGACGGCCGGCCCGTACACCTGGTCTTTTTAATTGCCGTACCGGCAGAAAGTGCTGAAAACGAGCATTTAAAAATCCTGTCCGCTCTTTCGCGGAAGCTGATACATGAAGATTTCCGCCGGAGCCTGCGGGAAGCACAGGACGAGTCGCAAATACTGGCTGCGTTGACCGGAATTTGATGAGGTATCCGGGAGGGCCACCTCTCTGCAGAAGAAGCTGTTGACCGGGCGGTTGCACTGCTTATCGAAAAGTTTCAGGCTTTAAAAGATACCTATCTGCGTGAAAGGGCAGCTGACATCAAAGATGTGGGCCAGCGCCTTCTGCGCAATTTAACCGAAGGATCTTCTGAGGAAAATCGAATGACAAAATCAGGTATTGTTTTTGCGCTTGATTTAACCCCTTCCGAAACCAGTCTCCTCGATTCGTCAAAGGTTTTGGGTCTTGTAACCGAAGAGGGGGGCAAGACTTCCCATACCGCCATTCTCGCCCGCGCTTTGAATATCCCTGCGGTGGTAGGCGTAAAGGGTGCTTTGGCCCGGGTGCGTGAGGGGGATACCGTAATTGTGGACGGGGAGAAGGGAGATGTGCTTGTTTGCCCGGATGAGCGTACCCTGGAGTTTTACCGGCATCGGCTGGAGGAGGAAAGAAAAATCCGAAAGATGCTGGCTGCCAGGAAAGACCTGCCGGCAATTACCCCGGATGGATTCCAGATAAAGGTTGTTGCCAACATCGGTGGTCCTGAAGAAGCTGGTACAGTCCTGTCTGCCGGTGCGGAAGGTGTCGGGCTTTTCCGGACGGAGTTCCTGTTTTTAAACCGGCATACATTGCCGTCGGAGGAAGAACAGTTTGAGGCCTATAAAAAGGTTTTAGCACAACTGGCGCCCCGCCAGGTCATTATCAGGACGCTGGATATCGGTGGAGATAAAGAGGTTCCCCTTTTAAAACTTTTCCGAGAACAAAATCCTTTTCTGGGTCTGCGTGCTATTCGCCTGTGTCTGCGGAATAAGGAGCTATTCTATACACAGCTTCGTGCTATCTTGCGGGCGAGCGGTTTCGGAAACCTGGCCATTATGTTGCCAATGGTTTCGGATATAGTTGAAGTGAAGCAGACTAAAGAGATTATCGGCCAGATCAAGAAAGAGCTGGCAGCCAGGGGGGAAAAAATAGCGGAGGAGATCCCCTTGGGGATTATGGTGGAAACCCCTGCTGCTGCAATAATGGCAGGTTTTAATATTTTAAAAAGTTGGCCAGGACATCAAGTATATCTATCGTCCGGACAACCCCCACGACCTTGCGCTCCTTGTTAAGAACGGGGCCGAATCGTTGTTTTTAACGCCCGGCGCTGGATGAAGAAAAGGCGAAAATTTCACAAAGATTGGCGAGACTTTTGCTTTAAGAACTTTAAGAACAACAAATAATAACCTCTCCGGCAGGCCAACCTACTGCCGGGAGGTGTTTTTATGATCAAAACGCGCAATCTTTACAACAGGGGAAAAGTTCGCGGGAGCCTTAGTCTATACTTCCCGCCTCCTTTTAAGGTGTCCGGACTAACGACCCAGAATTTTCCCGAGAAGCTCAGCAACACGATCCTGGGTAAAGCAAGAAACCCGGAAAAACCGTAAACCTTTTTGTCGCTCCATGCAGGATTCTGTTGTTCGCGTTGAGAATAATTATGTTCTGTGTCATTTGATAGAGCCGCCTTATTCTGGTTAACATAATCCTGGTTTATACTGGAGTACAATCTGAACATCTACTTACTGGAGATGGTAGTTCTCCCATGGCCATTCTTAGCGAATTTTTGGGAGTAACGCTGGGGGTGGTCCTTACCGCCCTTGGGCTGGATCTCTTCCTGGTGCCAAATAAGATTGCCGCCGGGGGAGTAAGTGGCCTGGCTACAGTCTTCCACTACCTCACCGGTGCCCCCGTGGGGATGACCATGCTGGCGTTAAACGTCCCCCTTTTTGCCATGGGCATTTACCGGCTGGGTCTGAAATTTGGCTTTCGCTCTCTTTACGGCACCATCAGCCTGTCCCTGGTGGTGGACGCGCTGGCTCCCCATCTCCCCGTGCCCACCCACGATCCCCTGCTGGCCAGCATCTTCGGCGGGGTGCTCACCGGCCTGGGGCTGGGTCTGGTTTTTCGCTACCGGGGCACCACCGGCGGCACCGACCTGGCCGCCGCTATTTTGCGCACCTACACCGGCGCCAACGTGGGCCAGCTCCTTTTCCTGGTGGACGGCATGGTAGTGCTCATTGCGGGGTTTACCTTTAACTCCTGGGAGCTGGCCATGTACGCCCTGATCACCATTTTTGTTACCGCCTGGCTCATCGACCTGGTGCAGGAGGGGATCAGCTATACCAAGGCCTTCTTCATCATTTCCCAAAAGGCGGATGAAATTGCGGCCGCGGTGCTGCAGGAGCTCAACCGCGGCGCCACTGCTTTGAAGGGGCGGGGCATGTATACCGGCATGGAGCGGGACGTCCTGCTGGTGGTGGTGAACCGCTCCGAGGTGACCCGTTTAAAGGATCTGATCTACAAGGTGGACCGGGAGGCCTTTGTCATCCTGGCCGACGTGCACGAAGTGCTGGGAGAAGGATTTAAACAGTGGCGGGAATCATGATTTCATTAACATAAAAATTTTTCGTCCAGGGAGTGTTCAAGAT containing:
- a CDS encoding PTS sugar transporter subunit IIA; the protein is MDVRSLITQQLITLRLRSEEKKAAIEELSSILMENGYLTDLETYLQDVFKREDLSTTGIGFGVAIPHAKSTAVNRPVLAFGRSMSGIEWNSLDGRPVHLVFLIAVPAESAENEHLKILSALSRKLIHEDFRRSLREAQDESQILAALTGI
- a CDS encoding PTS fructose transporter subunit IIC; amino-acid sequence: MHLVSVGEAIKNAGSLIDQALQQKDSATVTDIIQLVQQEKSKRSAEAVGFYKHLMTGVSYMIPLVVAGGLIIALSFIFGIEAFKQKGTLAANLMNIGGGAAFALMVPVLAGFIAYSIADRPGLVPGLVGGMLASQMGAGFLGGIVAGFLAGYVARALRDYIKLPAGMEGLKPVLIIPLFSTLIVGLLLIYVIGVPIKGIMDGLKVWLTGMSKGNAVILGLILGAMMAFDMGGPVNKAAYTFAVGLLGSNIFEPQAAVMAAGMTPPLGLALATLLAPGKFTRDEKEAGKAAAVLGISFITEGAIPFAAADPFRVIPSIMIGSAVAGALSMAFGATLRAPHGGIFVLAIPNAVGHLGLYVLAIAIGTVVTALLVSILKPSKQ
- a CDS encoding DeoR/GlpR family DNA-binding transcription regulator — translated: MFAEERRQKILEIIGREQVVKVLDLSAYFNVSEATIRRDLQELEEAGFLKRTHGGAISNQAATFEPSLAEKEDQYQAEKIAIAGIAVQLVQEGDTVMLDAGSTTLQIARQLKQKRNITIVTNAVNIAWELAAGNAEVILLGGNLRRRTLSLVGPITENILSGLYVDKLFLATNGLDLKKGLTTPNLAEAQTKKAMLNSAKEVILVADHSKFGRVSFSHICNLDRINCLITDNGAPAAVLNALKKQGIKVLVADD
- a CDS encoding YitT family protein; translation: MAILSEFLGVTLGVVLTALGLDLFLVPNKIAAGGVSGLATVFHYLTGAPVGMTMLALNVPLFAMGIYRLGLKFGFRSLYGTISLSLVVDALAPHLPVPTHDPLLASIFGGVLTGLGLGLVFRYRGTTGGTDLAAAILRTYTGANVGQLLFLVDGMVVLIAGFTFNSWELAMYALITIFVTAWLIDLVQEGISYTKAFFIISQKADEIAAAVLQELNRGATALKGRGMYTGMERDVLLVVVNRSEVTRLKDLIYKVDREAFVILADVHEVLGEGFKQWRES
- the pfkB gene encoding 1-phosphofructokinase → MKVVTSMIATVTLNPALDKTVIVPHFAVGKTNRVQVKYVDPGGKGINVAKVLKQLGSPVIATGFLAGNNGRYISEALASRDILTDFVYLTGETRVNLKIIDPVSGMETEINEPGFLIADEHLKQFKQKTRELAERCSVMVFSGSLPPGVPPDTYAALIRIAKGCGTKTILDTSGEALEIGLGAGPDLIKPNRAEVQELLQIRVEKEKDLIDAARRLLAMGTGTVVISLGAAGALAASGDRMIRARPPSIKTGSTVGAGDSMVAAFAYAMMKNLSLGEALRLATAASTATATVDGSGVGDFQLIQEFLPQVELEELH
- the ptsP gene encoding phosphoenolpyruvate--protein phosphotransferase, whose translation is MREGHLSAEEAVDRAVALLIEKFQALKDTYLRERAADIKDVGQRLLRNLTEGSSEENRMTKSGIVFALDLTPSETSLLDSSKVLGLVTEEGGKTSHTAILARALNIPAVVGVKGALARVREGDTVIVDGEKGDVLVCPDERTLEFYRHRLEEERKIRKMLAARKDLPAITPDGFQIKVVANIGGPEEAGTVLSAGAEGVGLFRTEFLFLNRHTLPSEEEQFEAYKKVLAQLAPRQVIIRTLDIGGDKEVPLLKLFREQNPFLGLRAIRLCLRNKELFYTQLRAILRASGFGNLAIMLPMVSDIVEVKQTKEIIGQIKKELAARGEKIAEEIPLGIMVETPAAAIMAGFNILKSWPGHQVYLSSGQPPRPCAPC